In a genomic window of Pseudomonadota bacterium:
- a CDS encoding 4Fe-4S dicluster domain-containing protein encodes MADVYNWQLGRGMSYPHEEAHPERQFAFVFNINRCIACQTCTMACKSTWTFARGQEYMWWNNVESKPYGGYPQNWDAKLLAMLENKNPDGQVWRANGQAPEKPYGEFAGKTIFEAAPNHLSTDGSMRALGYIPSDEEWESPNIHEETATGKIRAKDQWGYSAQLPEHRVWFFYLQRLCNHCTYPACLAACPRNAIYKRPEDGIVLIDQERCRGYRKCVEACPYKKPMYNSTTRISEKCIACYPRIEGKDPTLSPDQAPLETRCMSACVGKIRLQGLIEKSADGKWAKNPDNPINYLVRERKVALPLYPQFGTEPNGYYIPPRWVPRSYLTQMFGPGVGHAIEQYSSPDRELLAVLQLFRATQQIIFKFRIEQGPKVAEIENTLPSGKKVVQEIFNDTIYGYNKLGKEVVRITVEEPTFERSKNHVNSI; translated from the coding sequence ATGGCTGACGTCTACAACTGGCAACTCGGACGGGGAATGAGTTATCCCCACGAAGAGGCCCATCCAGAACGGCAGTTCGCCTTTGTCTTTAACATTAATCGTTGTATTGCGTGCCAGACCTGCACCATGGCCTGCAAGTCAACCTGGACCTTTGCCAGGGGGCAGGAGTACATGTGGTGGAATAACGTGGAAAGCAAACCCTATGGTGGCTATCCGCAAAATTGGGACGCCAAGCTGCTGGCGATGCTGGAAAATAAGAATCCCGATGGACAGGTGTGGCGGGCCAATGGTCAGGCCCCCGAAAAACCCTATGGGGAATTCGCCGGTAAGACCATTTTTGAGGCCGCTCCAAACCATCTTTCCACCGACGGGTCCATGCGCGCCCTGGGTTACATCCCCTCCGATGAGGAATGGGAAAGCCCCAACATCCACGAAGAGACTGCTACCGGGAAGATCAGGGCCAAAGACCAGTGGGGTTATTCCGCCCAGTTGCCCGAGCACCGGGTTTGGTTCTTCTATCTGCAACGCCTGTGTAACCACTGCACCTATCCCGCTTGCCTGGCCGCCTGCCCCCGCAATGCCATTTATAAACGGCCCGAAGATGGCATCGTTCTCATCGACCAGGAACGCTGCCGGGGATACCGCAAGTGTGTGGAGGCCTGTCCGTACAAGAAACCCATGTACAACTCCACCACCCGGATCAGCGAGAAGTGCATCGCCTGCTACCCGCGTATCGAGGGCAAGGATCCGACCCTGAGTCCGGACCAGGCCCCGTTGGAAACCCGCTGTATGTCCGCCTGCGTGGGCAAGATCCGTCTGCAGGGCCTGATTGAGAAGAGCGCAGACGGCAAATGGGCAAAGAACCCTGACAACCCGATTAATTATCTGGTGCGGGAGCGCAAAGTGGCATTGCCACTCTATCCCCAGTTTGGTACTGAGCCCAATGGCTATTACATCCCACCGCGCTGGGTGCCGCGCAGTTATCTAACCCAGATGTTTGGTCCCGGTGTCGGTCATGCCATCGAACAATACAGCAGTCCCGATCGGGAACTGCTGGCGGTGTTGCAGCTGTTTCGCGCCACCCAGCAGATCATCTTTAAGTTCAGGATTGAACAAGGTCCCAAGGTCGCCGAGATCGAAAATACACTCCCCTCGGGGAAAAAGGTGGTGCAAGAGATATTCAACGACACCATCTACGGTTACAACAAGCTGGGTAAGGAAGTGGTCCGCATCACGGTGGAAGAACCCACCTTCGAGCGGTCCAAAAATCATGTCAACTCCATTTAG